A single window of Neurospora crassa OR74A linkage group VII, whole genome shotgun sequence DNA harbors:
- a CDS encoding GPI transamidase component PIG-S, with protein MFARRPIDHGAAGDTLSSETQMATMTSSPVATPLSSATAAQTSTRKEPPPEKLSDIRRRIWVIVSFWLIVLLLGLPVWWKTTTIHRANLPLKEMLDWADGKACRPVFPLRISIQANSLPEQEAQNLLRLTQHALDDLNDFSGHHLRLQLSSPAAPQKRNDEPDTALTIRLLPGDAVTATLDPYEPVLDITYPPNAAPSATSASSSLATYVAGQLRSTFAEEQAIISYLLSSNSIPTDYRPQSLTPEAAESLAKRTTRSLKYAPTYHLTFSLFTSGPLPSSWDIEAAIQDYLKPVLGLLSPIHNFTIDTQVQLYASPGVQNQVLSKDDLSSFINAAEWPLSPSIGGAPTVNFIVFVGNQTIALSSENAHDSAEGGLTTSQSWLIPQWGTVYLLSLPHDTAHVSVDALKQPLLTFTSHLLSLTGTPSSGSLPLRLSTLSRIRSADLLLRASSTLGSLARLALALKSISIPSSVADGVSKTIVHLRQACETLGEAEGLEHARIAEAEAERAFFEKSMVGQLYFPDEHKVAVYLPLLGPVAVPLVMGMLNELKAWRKRKREAAEKGKEKKKD; from the exons ATGTTTGCCCGACGACCAATCGACCATGGCGCAGCTGGCGACACTCTGTCCTCCGAGACTCAAATGGCGACGATGACATCGAGTCCTGTGGCCACTCCACTGTCATCGGCGACAGCGGCGCAAACATCGACACGAAAGGAACCACCCCCCGAAAAACTTTCTGACATTCGCAGACGCATATGGGTTATAGTGTCGTTCTGGCTGATCGTCCTGCTACTGGGATTGCCAGTATGGTGGAAGACGACTACCATCCACCGAGCTAACCTTCCCCTGAAGGAGATGCTCGATTGGGCGGATGGCAAG GCATGTCGCCCTGTCTTTCCTCTCCGCATCTCAATCCAAGCCAACTCGCTCCCGGAGCAAGAGGCCCAGAACCTCCTCCGTCTCACCCAGCACGCCCTCGATGACCTTAACGACTTCTCGGGGCACCACTTGCGACTGCAACTCTCCTCGCCCGCTGCGCCACAGAAACGGAACGACGAACCCGATACGGCTCTCACAATACGTCTTCTTCCCGGCGATGCCGTAACAGCAACGCTCGATCCTTACGAGCCTGTCCTTGACATCACATACCCGCCGAATGCTGCACCCTCCGCGACATCAGCTTCGTCATCGCTAGCGACCTATGTGGCCGGCCAGCTACGATCTACCTTTGCCGAGGAGCAAGCCATTATATCCTACCTGCTCTCCAGTAACTCGATACCGACCGACTACCGGCCTCAGAGCCTGACCCCAGAAGCGGCCGAATCACTTGCCAAGCGGACGACACGATCGCTCAAGTATGCGCCTACCTACCACCTCACCTTTTCTCTGTTTACCAGCGGACCGCTTCCAAGCAGCTGGGATATTGAAGCCGCCATTCAGGACTATCTGAAGCCTGTTCTAGGTTTGCTGTCGCCCATTCATAACTTTACCATTGATACCCAGGTGCAGCTGTATGCATCGCCAGGAGTGCAGAACCAGGTACTGAGCAAGGATGACCTCTCGTCCTTCATCAACGCCGCAGAATGGCCTCTTTCACCCTCCATAGGCGGTGCGCCGACAGTGAACTTCATTGTGTTTGTTGGCAACCAGACCATTGCACTCTCCTCTGAGAATGCCCACGATTCAGCTGAGGGTGGGTTGACCACTTCCCAGTCATGGCTGATCCCACAATGGGGCACTGTTTACTTGCTTTCCCTCCCGCATGACACTGCCCATGTGTCTGTGGATGCCCTTAAACAGCCTTTATTGACCTTTACATCCCATCTCTTGTCCCTGACCGGGACCCCGAGTTCTGGTTCTCTCCCGCTTCGCCTGTCTACGCTGTCCCGCATCCGCTCGGCAGACCTACTTTTGCGGGCCTCCTCTACTCTCGGTTCCTTGGCTCGTCTTGCCTTGGCACTAAAGTCGATTTCCATCCCTAGCAGTGTCGCAGATGGTGTATCCAAGACTATTGTTCATTTGCGCCAAGCTTGCGAGACCCTTGGCGAAGCCGAAGGCCTGGAGCATGCCAGAATAGCCGAGGCTGAGGCTGAGCGCGCCTTCTTCGAGAAGAGTATGGTTGGCCAGCTGTATTTCCCGGATGAGCACAAGGTGGCCGTGTATCTTCCTTTGCTTGGACCTGTGGCTGTGCCCTTGGTCATGGGGATGTTGAACGAGTTGAAGGcttggaggaaaaggaagagagaggcggcggagaaagggaaggagaaaaagaaggattgA
- a CDS encoding long-chain fatty acid transporter, producing MASIPLQVTIPAVAAVAAYANARFLAYYDLELLRAIVPTVLGGAWKRYRDRVNLFYQLENLATTKSSENRVFLRFEDRAYTYAQAYDTVLRYANWLKDRRGVKRGDLVGLDFQNTDTFIFLVLATWAIGASPALLNYNLTGNPLIHCVNKSTARLVLVDPVVAGNVSEDVRSALGGVIFEVVTPALEQEMLAMDSVRPADELRSGFKDKDMAMLIYTSGTTGLPKAAIISWAKAATVANFTFRWLGTNVNDVYYTAMPLYHSTAMLLGFAHTLAAGATFAMSRKFSTSGFWNDVRKHNATIIQYVGETCRYLLSAPPIIDPVTGEDLDRKHRVRAAFGNGLRPDVWNRFKERFGIETIAEFYGATEGTFATWNKSRNDFSMGAVGRSGSLYNVIFTREVAIVEVDHETELPRRDPKTGFCTRAPRGEPGELLFRLPPGDINSRFQGYYGDEESTSKKVMRDVFSKGDAWFRTGDVLRWDNENRVYFSDRIGDTFRWKSENVSTAEVAQVVGLHPAVLECNVYGVQVPSHEGRAGCAAVVLKPSCLVQTSGEAARAPRPTDDTVKSLAEHVKRGLPKYALPLFLRVVPEGGLQATGTNKQQKHNLRSEGVDPARTGEDEVFWLRNGTYVKFGVADWKELNAGNVKL from the exons ATGGCTTCAA TACCCCTACAAGTTACCATTCCCGCGGtagctgctgttgctgcttaCGCCAATGCTCGATTCCTTGCTTACTACGACCTGGAACTACTCAGGGCCATCGTTCCTACCGTCCTCGGCGGTGCTTGGAAGCGCTACCGGGACCGTGTGAATCTCTTTTACCAACTTGAGAACCTCGCAACCACCAAGTCGTCCGAAAACAGAGTGTTCCTTCGGTTCGAAGACCGGGCATACACGTATGCGCAGGCTTATGATACAGTCCTGCGCTATGCCAACTGGCTCAAGGACCGGCGCGGCGTCAAGAGGGGCGATCTCGTTGGCTTGGACTTTCAAAATACCGATActttcatcttcctcgtcctcgctaCATGGGCCATTGGAGCGTCGCCGGCGCTGCTGAATTACAACCTTACCGGTAACCCGCTTATTCACTGCGTGAACAAGTCAACGGCGCGGTTGGTCCTGGTCGATCCCGTTGTTGCGGGCAATGTCAGTGAAGATGTCAGGTCGGCTTTGGGGGGCGTCATCTTCGAAGTCGTGACGCCAGCGCTGGAACAAGAGATGTTGGCGATGGATAGCGTCCGTCCTGCGGATGAGCTGAGAAGCGGATTCAAGGACAAAGACATGGCGATGCTTATCTACACTAGCGGTACGACTGGCTTGCCCAAAGCTGCCATTATCTCATGGGCCAAGGCTGCCACTGTTGCCAATTTCACCTTTCGATGGCTCGGCACCAATGTGAACGACGTGTATTATACG GCCATGCCTCTTTACCACAGCACAGCCATGCTATTGGGCTTTGCTCATACTTTGGCAGCAGGTGCCACTTTTGCCATGAGCCGTAAGTTCTCGACTTCCGGATTTTGGAATGACGTCCGAAAACACAATGCCACGATTATCCAGTACGTTGGAGAGACGTGCCGGTACCTCCTATCGGCACCTCCCATTATTGATCCAGTTACTGGTGAAGACCTTGACCGCAAACATAGAGTACGCGCTGCCTTTGGAAACGGACTGCGACCAGATGTATGGAACCGATTCAAGGAGCGTTTTGGAATCGAGACGATTGCCGAATTCTATGGCGCGACCGAAGGCACTTTTGCGACATGGAACAAGAGCCGAAACGACTTCAGCATGGGTGCAGTGGGGCGAAGCGGTAGTCTCTACAACGTTATCTTTACAAGAGAGGTTGCCATTGTCGAGGTGGACCATGAAACCGAGCTTCCTCGCCGAGATCCCAAAACCGGGTTTTGTACCCGAGCGCCCCGCGGAGAGCCAGGCGAGCTGCTCTTCAGGTTACCGCCTGGCGATATCAACTCTCGCTTCCAGGGCTACTATGGCGATGAGGAATCAACATCGAAAAAGGTGATGAGGGATGTGTTTAGCAAGGGCGATGCCTGGTTCCGTACCGGTGATGTGCTGCGCTGGGATAACGAGAACCGAGTTTACTTCAGCGACCGTATCGGCGACACTTTCCGGTGGAAGAGTGAGAACGTCTCGACTGCTGAGGTTGCCCAGGTGGTTGGCTTGCATCCCGCGGTTCTCGAGTGCAATGTCTACGGCGTCCAGGTGCCCAGCCACGAGGGTCGCGCGGGCTGCGCCGCCGTGGTTTTGAAGCCGTCGTGCTTGGTGCAGACAAGCGGCGAGGCGGCTAGAGCACCTAGGCCAACCGACGACACCGTTAAGAGTCTAGCTGAGCATGTCAAGAGGGGGCTCCCCAAGTACGCCTTGCCTCTGTTCCTGCGCGTAGTGCCGGAGGGAGGCCTCCAGGCGACAGGTACGAACAAGCAGCAGAAGCACAACCTACGGAGCGAGGGCGTAGATCCGGCCAGGACGGGTGAGGATGAAGTGTTCTGGCTAAGGAACGGTACGTACGTCAAGTTCGGTGTAGCGGATTGGAAGGAGCTTAATGCAGGTAATGTGAAGCTTTGA
- the rhd gene encoding mitochondrial peroxiredoxin PRX1 → MASTDRNAPLRLGTIAPNFQADTTTGPIDFHEFIGDNWVILFSHPEDYTPVCTTELGEMARLEPEFKKRGVKLIGLSANTLGSHEGWINDIKDVTGSQVQFPIIADKERKVAYLYDMLDYQDTTNVDEKGIAFTIRSVFVIDPKKTIRTILAYPASTGRNSAEILRIVDSLQTGDKHKVTTPINWVPGDDVIVHPSIKGEEATRLFPNLKAVKPYLRFTPLPKDA, encoded by the exons ATGGCCTCCACCGACCGCAACGCTCC CCTCCGCCTGGGCACCATTGCCCCCAACTTCCAGGCTGACACCACCACGGGTCCCATTGACTTCCACGAGTTCATTGGCGACAACTGGgtcatcctcttctcccaccCCGAGGACTACACCCCCGTCTGTACCACCGAGCTCGGCGAGATGGCCCGCCTCGAGCCCGAGTTCAAGAAGCGCGGCGTCAAGCTGATCGGTCTCTCCGCCAACACCCTCGGCAGCCACGAGGGCTGGATCAACGACATCAAGGATGTCACCGGCTCCCAGGTCCAATTCCCCATCATTGCCGACAAGGAGCGCAAGgttgcctacctctacgacAT GCTCGACTACCAGGACACCACCAACGTCGACGAGAAGGGCATCGCCTTCACCATCCGCtccgtcttcgtcatcgaCCCCAAGAAGACCATCCGCACCATCCTCGCGTACCCCGCCTCGACCGGCCGCAACTCCGCCGAGATCCTCCGCATCGTCGACTCCCTCCAGACCGGCGACAAGCACAAGGTCACCACCCCCATTAATTGGGTCCCTGGTGATGACGTTATTGTCCACCCTTCCATCAAGGGAGAGGAGGCCACCCGTCTCTTCCCCAACCTCAAGGCTGTCAAGCCCTACCTCCGCTTCACTCCCCTTCCCAAGGACGCTTAA
- a CDS encoding regulatory protein ral2, with product MAGFGLTSPTSDQQPPSAFDLSRFSDSESEEQTSRSPARTPSEFLSSAFRGIKKITPGREEFARLTRQPSQLGLRRPAESNIPTAERPSISSPIHIKSPNPLQAQHARSLSLQNSLAKPLPEPPPPTLSPTSPSTPTPFTQPPLETIVNAEEDWMDNNRMSPMDSASSMEMGGGGTYMRFQETARQDVSMSSSQSSFASVHRSEGGDGRHENSTQRSNGPMSAGPSPNGGPGRSQVAGGGGPQPMPSPSQHLSGLMCNVHRTTGREPPPLVGATTTVLGDKLFVFGGRVLSRSKPAPLTADLYELDLIRRHWSKIEATGDVPPPRYFHSMCALGDTKLVCYGGMSPISSQNTIPQDQQPEVKVMSDIYIYDAPTRKWTFVQTQEAPQGRYAHCACILPSSAAFASHRAPFSALQHNPSSGNPNEGRIGINIDGTGGAEMVVIGGQDAANHYIEQISVFNLRSLKWVSTEQLGKSCGAYRSVVAPLPPSLAAKIGKPHPVSGRPDPGATSQEAKDAGSSMLIYSNYNFLDVKLELQVRSSDGTLVETTMKEQYSPPGLRFPNGGIIDHYFVVSGTYLTSSKQEYALWALDLRNLSWSRIDAGGAVFSQGSWNRGVLWNRRNTFVVLGHRKRSLVDDYNHRRINFSNVCMVELEAFGFYDNPRKTAPMSGFVSASSPYTGPGLSLARKAGFTAGGRQHSRAAEELGEKALTMRELADMDILCIGGERIPVNSRIIARRWGPYFVQLLREGTACQDGSDVMTLRSNSISASSGMGRSSNMTPTPGNRNTMESQMSVYSGGSSAGKPPSTAATSVAGSIMSPTGVDAAALNSAPTPRTLAPNNRPRCLYLPHTFLTIQALLHFLYTSSLPQPTSPLCTPQILCSLLQIARPYRVDGLLEAVVERLHNLLDSRNAAAVFNATAMAAGGGRGIDGTLNPNFFPPADLDGLASPVGSMPPSANGSEYGGGGSSLAARTAALHINTTGLQQGRRPPDEELSATNSVSGSEWSEIGEHERERGGEIWSGELSSVIGLQKRGLRGLMEGRRMRERTGTNPGMGLGGPGPSSGHGGPGGPSLYGSTPTATSSMQQMQQRVGTGMGGP from the coding sequence ATGGCGGGCTTTGGACTGACATCGCCGACTTCAGACCAGCAGCCGCCGAGTGCTTTCGACCTCAGTCGCTTCTCCGATTCCGAATCCGAGGAACAGACCTCTCGTTCTCCTGCAAGGACCCCGTCCGAGTTTTTGTCTTCAGCTTTCCGCGGCATCAAAAAGATCACTCCCGGCCGGGAGGAGTTTGCGAGGCTCACGCGCCAACCTTCACAGCTCGGTCTACGACGACCCGCTGAGTCTAACATTCCCACCGCAGAGCGACCGTCCATATCGTCTCCTATCCATATAAAGTCTCCAAACCCACTCCAGGCGCAACATGCACGGAGCCTGAGTCTCCAAAACAGTCTTGCAAAACCTTTACCggaacctcctccaccgacGCTCTCCCCAACGAGCCCATCAACGCCTACGCCATTCACTCAACCGCCGCTGGAAACGATTGTGAACGCAGAAGAAGACTGGATGGACAACAATCGAATGAGCCCCATGGATTCGGCATCATCGATGGAGATGGGAGGTGGCGGCACGTATATGAGATTTCAAGAGACTGCACGACAGGATGTTAGCATGAGTAGCAGTCAGAGCAGCTTCGCAAGTGTTCACAGATCAGAAGGGGGAGATGGACGCCATGAAAACTCGACGCAGAGGAGTAATGGGCCAATGTCGGCCGGCCCCTCCCCCAACGGTGGCCCAGGGAGGTCACAGGTAGCGGGTGGCGGTGGGCCGCAACCAATGCCCTCGCCATCACAGCATTTGTCGGGTTTGATGTGCAACGTGCACCGGACAACAGGCAGAGAGCCGCCGCCTTTGGTTGGTGCTACTACGACAGTCTTGGGAGACAAACTATTCGTATTTGGTGGAAGGGTACTGTCGAGAAGCAAGCCAGCGCCACTGACGGCTGATCTATACGAGTTGGACCTCATCCGACGACACTGGTCTAAAATCGAGGCGACCGGAGATGTTCCCCCACCTCGGTATTTTCACTCCATGTGCGCCCTCGGCGACACGAAACTCGTCTGTTATGGCGGTATGTCCCCGATATCAAGCCAAAACACCATACCACAGGATCAACAACCCGAGGTCAAGGTCATGTCGGATATATACATTTATGACGCACCCACAAGGAAGTGGACCTTCGTTCAGACACAAGAGGCTCCCCAGGGACGATATGCTCACTGTGCATGCATTCTCCCGTCGTCGGCCGCTTTCGCATCTCACAGGGCCCCGTTCTCAGCGCTTCAGCATAATCCTTCATCGGGGAACCCCAATGAGGGCCGCATTGGAATCAACATTGATGGGACTGGCGGCGCAGAAATGGTGGTTATAGGAGGCCAAGATGCCGCAAATCACTATATTGAACAGATCAGTGTCTTCAACCTGCGAAGCCTCAAGTGGGTTTCAACGGAACAACTGGGCAAGAGCTGCGGTGCATATAGAAGTGTGGTTGCTCCCCTTCCACCATCCCTCGCGGCAAAAATAGGCAAGCCACACCCGGTTAGCGGACGGCCGGACCCAGGAGCTACTTCCCAGGAGGCCAAGGATGCCGGCTCTAGCATGCTGATTTACAGCAACTACAACTTTCTCGACGTTAAGTTGGAGTTGCAAGTAAGATCGAGTGATGGAACCCTTGTCGAGACGACGATGAAAGAGCAATACAGTCCGCCAGGATTACGATTTCCCAATGGAGGAATCATCGATCACTACTTCGTGGTTAGTGGCACCTATCTCACCTCATCGAAGCAGGAATATGCACTCTGGGCGTTGGATCTACGGAACCTCAGCTGGAGTAGAATCGATGCCGGAGGGGCTGTTTTTAGTCAAGGAAGTTGGAACAGAGGCGTGTTGTGGAACAGGAGGAACACGTTCGTCGTCTTGGGTCACCGAAAGAGAAGCCTTGTGGATGACTATAATCATCGGCGCATCAACTTCAGCAATGTCTGCATGGTAGAGCTGGAGGCCTTTGGATTCTATGACAATCCTCGGAAAACGGCGCCCATGAGCGGCTTCGTCAGTGCCAGTAGTCCTTATACCGGTCCTGGTTTGAGTCTAGCCCGTAAGGCGGGCTTTACTGCCGGCGGTAGACAACACAGCCGTGCTGCCGAAGAGCTCGGAGAGAAGGCGCTTACGATGCGGGAATTGGCGGACATGGATATTCTCTGCATAGGCGGTGAACGGATACCTGTCAACTCTAGAATCATTGCAAGGCGATGGGGGCCGTATTTTGTCCAGCTGCTCCGGGAAGGGACAGCCTGCCAGGATGGTAGCGACGTCATGACACTCAGATCCAACTCCATTTCGGCGTCGTCTGGTATGGGCCGCAGCTCCAACATGACACCCACGCCCGGAAACAGAAATACGATGGAGAGCCAGATGTCGGTATACTCGGGTGGTAGCTCAGCTGGCAAGCCGCCCAGCACCGCCGCCACATCCGTGGCGGGAAGCATCATGTCACCAACGGGTGTAGACGCTGCCGCGCTCAACAGTGCACCAACACCGCGTACTCTTGCGCCTAATAACCGACCACGATGCCTCTATCTACCGCACACCTTCCTCACCATCCAAGCACTTCTCCACTTCCTCTATACCTCCAGCCTCCCCCAGCCTACCTCGCCGTTGTGCACTCCACAGATTCTCTGCAGTCTTCTTCAAATAGCGCGGCCGTATCGAGTGGATGGTCTCCTTGAAGCGGTGGTGGAGCGCCTGCATAACCTACTTGACAGCCGAAACGCAGCCGCAGTCTTCAATGCCACTGCCATGGCCGCCGGAGGCGGACGTGGCATTGACGGTACCCTCAACCCCAACTTCTTCCCGCCTGCCGACTTGGATGGACTGGCTAGTCCGGTCGGATCAATGCCGCCTTCCGCAAACGGCAGTGAAtatggtggcggcggcagtagCCTTGCTGCAAGGACTGCCGCATTGCATATCAATACGACCGGGCTTCAGCAGGGCAGGAGGCCGCCTGACGAGGAGTTGAGCGCTACGAACAGCGTGAGTGGAAGTGAGTGGTCAGAGATTGGGGAGCATGAGAGGGAACGAGGAGGTGAAATCTGGTCTGGAGAGCTAAGCAGCGTGATTGGTCTGCAGAAGAGAGGTTTGAGGGGGCTAATGGAGGGTCGGAGGATgagagagcggacgggaacGAACCCTGGGATGGGACTGGGAGGGCCAGGGCCGTCGAGTGGACATGGAGGTCCCGGAGGACCGAGCCTTTACGGATCAACTCCTACGGCGACATCTTCAATGCAACAAATGCAACAACGTGTCGGGACGGGGATGGGTGGTCCTTGA
- a CDS encoding regulatory protein ral2, variant → MDNNRMSPMDSASSMEMGGGGTYMRFQETARQDVSMSSSQSSFASVHRSEGGDGRHENSTQRSNGPMSAGPSPNGGPGRSQVAGGGGPQPMPSPSQHLSGLMCNVHRTTGREPPPLVGATTTVLGDKLFVFGGRVLSRSKPAPLTADLYELDLIRRHWSKIEATGDVPPPRYFHSMCALGDTKLVCYGGMSPISSQNTIPQDQQPEVKVMSDIYIYDAPTRKWTFVQTQEAPQGRYAHCACILPSSAAFASHRAPFSALQHNPSSGNPNEGRIGINIDGTGGAEMVVIGGQDAANHYIEQISVFNLRSLKWVSTEQLGKSCGAYRSVVAPLPPSLAAKIGKPHPVSGRPDPGATSQEAKDAGSSMLIYSNYNFLDVKLELQVRSSDGTLVETTMKEQYSPPGLRFPNGGIIDHYFVVSGTYLTSSKQEYALWALDLRNLSWSRIDAGGAVFSQGSWNRGVLWNRRNTFVVLGHRKRSLVDDYNHRRINFSNVCMVELEAFGFYDNPRKTAPMSGFVSASSPYTGPGLSLARKAGFTAGGRQHSRAAEELGEKALTMRELADMDILCIGGERIPVNSRIIARRWGPYFVQLLREGTACQDGSDVMTLRSNSISASSGMGRSSNMTPTPGNRNTMESQMSVYSGGSSAGKPPSTAATSVAGSIMSPTGVDAAALNSAPTPRTLAPNNRPRCLYLPHTFLTIQALLHFLYTSSLPQPTSPLCTPQILCSLLQIARPYRVDGLLEAVVERLHNLLDSRNAAAVFNATAMAAGGGRGIDGTLNPNFFPPADLDGLASPVGSMPPSANGSEYGGGGSSLAARTAALHINTTGLQQGRRPPDEELSATNSVSGSEWSEIGEHERERGGEIWSGELSSVIGLQKRGLRGLMEGRRMRERTGTNPGMGLGGPGPSSGHGGPGGPSLYGSTPTATSSMQQMQQRVGTGMGGP, encoded by the coding sequence ATGGACAACAATCGAATGAGCCCCATGGATTCGGCATCATCGATGGAGATGGGAGGTGGCGGCACGTATATGAGATTTCAAGAGACTGCACGACAGGATGTTAGCATGAGTAGCAGTCAGAGCAGCTTCGCAAGTGTTCACAGATCAGAAGGGGGAGATGGACGCCATGAAAACTCGACGCAGAGGAGTAATGGGCCAATGTCGGCCGGCCCCTCCCCCAACGGTGGCCCAGGGAGGTCACAGGTAGCGGGTGGCGGTGGGCCGCAACCAATGCCCTCGCCATCACAGCATTTGTCGGGTTTGATGTGCAACGTGCACCGGACAACAGGCAGAGAGCCGCCGCCTTTGGTTGGTGCTACTACGACAGTCTTGGGAGACAAACTATTCGTATTTGGTGGAAGGGTACTGTCGAGAAGCAAGCCAGCGCCACTGACGGCTGATCTATACGAGTTGGACCTCATCCGACGACACTGGTCTAAAATCGAGGCGACCGGAGATGTTCCCCCACCTCGGTATTTTCACTCCATGTGCGCCCTCGGCGACACGAAACTCGTCTGTTATGGCGGTATGTCCCCGATATCAAGCCAAAACACCATACCACAGGATCAACAACCCGAGGTCAAGGTCATGTCGGATATATACATTTATGACGCACCCACAAGGAAGTGGACCTTCGTTCAGACACAAGAGGCTCCCCAGGGACGATATGCTCACTGTGCATGCATTCTCCCGTCGTCGGCCGCTTTCGCATCTCACAGGGCCCCGTTCTCAGCGCTTCAGCATAATCCTTCATCGGGGAACCCCAATGAGGGCCGCATTGGAATCAACATTGATGGGACTGGCGGCGCAGAAATGGTGGTTATAGGAGGCCAAGATGCCGCAAATCACTATATTGAACAGATCAGTGTCTTCAACCTGCGAAGCCTCAAGTGGGTTTCAACGGAACAACTGGGCAAGAGCTGCGGTGCATATAGAAGTGTGGTTGCTCCCCTTCCACCATCCCTCGCGGCAAAAATAGGCAAGCCACACCCGGTTAGCGGACGGCCGGACCCAGGAGCTACTTCCCAGGAGGCCAAGGATGCCGGCTCTAGCATGCTGATTTACAGCAACTACAACTTTCTCGACGTTAAGTTGGAGTTGCAAGTAAGATCGAGTGATGGAACCCTTGTCGAGACGACGATGAAAGAGCAATACAGTCCGCCAGGATTACGATTTCCCAATGGAGGAATCATCGATCACTACTTCGTGGTTAGTGGCACCTATCTCACCTCATCGAAGCAGGAATATGCACTCTGGGCGTTGGATCTACGGAACCTCAGCTGGAGTAGAATCGATGCCGGAGGGGCTGTTTTTAGTCAAGGAAGTTGGAACAGAGGCGTGTTGTGGAACAGGAGGAACACGTTCGTCGTCTTGGGTCACCGAAAGAGAAGCCTTGTGGATGACTATAATCATCGGCGCATCAACTTCAGCAATGTCTGCATGGTAGAGCTGGAGGCCTTTGGATTCTATGACAATCCTCGGAAAACGGCGCCCATGAGCGGCTTCGTCAGTGCCAGTAGTCCTTATACCGGTCCTGGTTTGAGTCTAGCCCGTAAGGCGGGCTTTACTGCCGGCGGTAGACAACACAGCCGTGCTGCCGAAGAGCTCGGAGAGAAGGCGCTTACGATGCGGGAATTGGCGGACATGGATATTCTCTGCATAGGCGGTGAACGGATACCTGTCAACTCTAGAATCATTGCAAGGCGATGGGGGCCGTATTTTGTCCAGCTGCTCCGGGAAGGGACAGCCTGCCAGGATGGTAGCGACGTCATGACACTCAGATCCAACTCCATTTCGGCGTCGTCTGGTATGGGCCGCAGCTCCAACATGACACCCACGCCCGGAAACAGAAATACGATGGAGAGCCAGATGTCGGTATACTCGGGTGGTAGCTCAGCTGGCAAGCCGCCCAGCACCGCCGCCACATCCGTGGCGGGAAGCATCATGTCACCAACGGGTGTAGACGCTGCCGCGCTCAACAGTGCACCAACACCGCGTACTCTTGCGCCTAATAACCGACCACGATGCCTCTATCTACCGCACACCTTCCTCACCATCCAAGCACTTCTCCACTTCCTCTATACCTCCAGCCTCCCCCAGCCTACCTCGCCGTTGTGCACTCCACAGATTCTCTGCAGTCTTCTTCAAATAGCGCGGCCGTATCGAGTGGATGGTCTCCTTGAAGCGGTGGTGGAGCGCCTGCATAACCTACTTGACAGCCGAAACGCAGCCGCAGTCTTCAATGCCACTGCCATGGCCGCCGGAGGCGGACGTGGCATTGACGGTACCCTCAACCCCAACTTCTTCCCGCCTGCCGACTTGGATGGACTGGCTAGTCCGGTCGGATCAATGCCGCCTTCCGCAAACGGCAGTGAAtatggtggcggcggcagtagCCTTGCTGCAAGGACTGCCGCATTGCATATCAATACGACCGGGCTTCAGCAGGGCAGGAGGCCGCCTGACGAGGAGTTGAGCGCTACGAACAGCGTGAGTGGAAGTGAGTGGTCAGAGATTGGGGAGCATGAGAGGGAACGAGGAGGTGAAATCTGGTCTGGAGAGCTAAGCAGCGTGATTGGTCTGCAGAAGAGAGGTTTGAGGGGGCTAATGGAGGGTCGGAGGATgagagagcggacgggaacGAACCCTGGGATGGGACTGGGAGGGCCAGGGCCGTCGAGTGGACATGGAGGTCCCGGAGGACCGAGCCTTTACGGATCAACTCCTACGGCGACATCTTCAATGCAACAAATGCAACAACGTGTCGGGACGGGGATGGGTGGTCCTTGA